Proteins found in one Muntiacus reevesi chromosome 2, mMunRee1.1, whole genome shotgun sequence genomic segment:
- the NUBP2 gene encoding cytosolic Fe-S cluster assembly factor NUBP2 isoform X4, with product MLRVQGRAVHQGDSGWVPVFVDREQSISLVSVGFLLEQPDEALVWRGPRKNALIKQFVSDVAWGQLDYLVVDTPPGTSDEHMAVVDALRPYSPLGALVVTTPQAVSVGDVRRELTFCRKVGLRVIGLVENMSGFVCPHCSECTNVFSKGGGEELARHAGVPFLGSVPLDPELTRSLEDGRDFIQDFPDSPAFPALSSIAQKILSETPVGLS from the exons ATGCTCCGAGTGCAGGGCAGGGCGGTACACCAGGGCGACAGCGGCTGGGTGCCCGTCTTCGTGGACCGGGAGCAGAGCATCTCCCTCGTGTCCGTGGGCTTCCTGCTGGAGCAGCCGGATGAGGCTTTGGTGTGGAGAGGCCCCAGGAAGAACG CGCTGATAAAGCAGTTTGTGTCTGACGTGGCCTGGGGGCAGCTGGACTATCTAGTTGTGGACACACCCCCAGGGACCTCTGACGAGCACATGGCCGTGGTGGACGCCCTGCGCCCCTACAGTCCCCTGGGGGCCCTCGTGGTCACTACGCCCCAG GCGGTGTCCGTGGGGGACGTGAGGCGGGAGCTGACCTTCTGCAGGAAGGTGGGACTGCGGGTGATCGGGCTCGTGGAGAACATGAGCGGCTTTGTCTGCCCCCACTGCTCG GAGTGCACCAATGTCTTCTCCAAGGGAGGCGGCGAGGAGCTGGCGAGACACGCCGGCGTCCCCTTCCTGG gctcagTGCCTCTGGACCCCGAGCTAACGCGGAGCCTGGAGGACGGCCGGGACTTCATCCAGGACTTCCCCGACAGCCCCGCATTCCCTGCGCTCTCCTCCATCGCCCAGAAGATTCTCAGCGAGACGCCCGTGGGGCTCTCCTGA
- the NUBP2 gene encoding cytosolic Fe-S cluster assembly factor NUBP2 isoform X1 translates to MEAVAEPGNLASVRHIILVLSGKGGVGKSTISTELALALRHAGKKVGILDVDLCGPSIPRMLRVQGRAVHQGDSGWVPVFVDREQSISLVSVGFLLEQPDEALVWRGPRKNALIKQFVSDVAWGQLDYLVVDTPPGTSDEHMAVVDALRPYSPLGALVVTTPQAVSVGDVRRELTFCRKVGLRVIGLVENMSGFVCPHCSECTNVFSKGGGEELARHAGVPFLGSVPLDPELTRSLEDGRDFIQDFPDSPAFPALSSIAQKILSETPVGLS, encoded by the exons ATGGAAGCTGTTGCGG AGCCTGGAAACCTGGCCAGCGTCCGGCACATCATCCTCGTCCTCTCGGGAAAGGGGGGCGTCGGGAAGAGCACCATCTCCACGGAGCTGGCACTGGCTCTGCGCCATGCGGGCAAGAAG GTGGGGATCCTGGACGTGGACCTGTGCGGCCCCAGCATCCCCCGCATGCTCCGAGTGCAGGGCAGGGCGGTACACCAGGGCGACAGCGGCTGGGTGCCCGTCTTCGTGGACCGGGAGCAGAGCATCTCCCTCGTGTCCGTGGGCTTCCTGCTGGAGCAGCCGGATGAGGCTTTGGTGTGGAGAGGCCCCAGGAAGAACG CGCTGATAAAGCAGTTTGTGTCTGACGTGGCCTGGGGGCAGCTGGACTATCTAGTTGTGGACACACCCCCAGGGACCTCTGACGAGCACATGGCCGTGGTGGACGCCCTGCGCCCCTACAGTCCCCTGGGGGCCCTCGTGGTCACTACGCCCCAG GCGGTGTCCGTGGGGGACGTGAGGCGGGAGCTGACCTTCTGCAGGAAGGTGGGACTGCGGGTGATCGGGCTCGTGGAGAACATGAGCGGCTTTGTCTGCCCCCACTGCTCG GAGTGCACCAATGTCTTCTCCAAGGGAGGCGGCGAGGAGCTGGCGAGACACGCCGGCGTCCCCTTCCTGG gctcagTGCCTCTGGACCCCGAGCTAACGCGGAGCCTGGAGGACGGCCGGGACTTCATCCAGGACTTCCCCGACAGCCCCGCATTCCCTGCGCTCTCCTCCATCGCCCAGAAGATTCTCAGCGAGACGCCCGTGGGGCTCTCCTGA
- the NUBP2 gene encoding cytosolic Fe-S cluster assembly factor NUBP2 isoform X3 produces the protein MEAVAEPGNLASVRHIILVLSGKGGVGKSTISTELALALRHAGKKVGILDVDLCGPSIPRMLRVQGRAVHQGDSGWVPVFVDREQSISLVSVGFLLEQPDEALVWRGPRKNGGVRGGREAGADLLQEGGTAGDRARGEHERLCLPPLLGVHQCLLQGRRRGAGETRRRPLPGLSASGPRANAEPGGRPGLHPGLPRQPRIPCALLHRPEDSQRDARGALLTKAG, from the exons ATGGAAGCTGTTGCGG AGCCTGGAAACCTGGCCAGCGTCCGGCACATCATCCTCGTCCTCTCGGGAAAGGGGGGCGTCGGGAAGAGCACCATCTCCACGGAGCTGGCACTGGCTCTGCGCCATGCGGGCAAGAAG GTGGGGATCCTGGACGTGGACCTGTGCGGCCCCAGCATCCCCCGCATGCTCCGAGTGCAGGGCAGGGCGGTACACCAGGGCGACAGCGGCTGGGTGCCCGTCTTCGTGGACCGGGAGCAGAGCATCTCCCTCGTGTCCGTGGGCTTCCTGCTGGAGCAGCCGGATGAGGCTTTGGTGTGGAGAGGCCCCAGGAAGAACG GCGGTGTCCGTGGGGGACGTGAGGCGGGAGCTGACCTTCTGCAGGAAGGTGGGACTGCGGGTGATCGGGCTCGTGGAGAACATGAGCGGCTTTGTCTGCCCCCACTGCTCG GAGTGCACCAATGTCTTCTCCAAGGGAGGCGGCGAGGAGCTGGCGAGACACGCCGGCGTCCCCTTCCTGG gctcagTGCCTCTGGACCCCGAGCTAACGCGGAGCCTGGAGGACGGCCGGGACTTCATCCAGGACTTCCCCGACAGCCCCGCATTCCCTGCGCTCTCCTCCATCGCCCAGAAGATTCTCAGCGAGACGCCCGTGGGGCTCTCCTGACCAAGGCAGGCTGA
- the NUBP2 gene encoding cytosolic Fe-S cluster assembly factor NUBP2 isoform X2, with translation MEVSGPASALFFPRFLPECPSAHQRKSLETWPASGTSSSSSRERGASGRAPSPRSWHWLCAMRARRWGSWTWTCAAPASPACSECRAGRYTRATAAGCPSSWTGSRASPSCPWASCWSSRMRLWCGEAPGRTAVSVGDVRRELTFCRKVGLRVIGLVENMSGFVCPHCSECTNVFSKGGGEELARHAGVPFLGSVPLDPELTRSLEDGRDFIQDFPDSPAFPALSSIAQKILSETPVGLS, from the exons ATGGAGGTGTCAGGACCCGCATCTGCCTTGTTCTTTCCCAGGTTTCTGCCCGAGTGCCCATCTGCCCACCAaagaaag AGCCTGGAAACCTGGCCAGCGTCCGGCACATCATCCTCGTCCTCTCGGGAAAGGGGGGCGTCGGGAAGAGCACCATCTCCACGGAGCTGGCACTGGCTCTGCGCCATGCGGGCAAGAAG GTGGGGATCCTGGACGTGGACCTGTGCGGCCCCAGCATCCCCCGCATGCTCCGAGTGCAGGGCAGGGCGGTACACCAGGGCGACAGCGGCTGGGTGCCCGTCTTCGTGGACCGGGAGCAGAGCATCTCCCTCGTGTCCGTGGGCTTCCTGCTGGAGCAGCCGGATGAGGCTTTGGTGTGGAGAGGCCCCAGGAAGAACG GCGGTGTCCGTGGGGGACGTGAGGCGGGAGCTGACCTTCTGCAGGAAGGTGGGACTGCGGGTGATCGGGCTCGTGGAGAACATGAGCGGCTTTGTCTGCCCCCACTGCTCG GAGTGCACCAATGTCTTCTCCAAGGGAGGCGGCGAGGAGCTGGCGAGACACGCCGGCGTCCCCTTCCTGG gctcagTGCCTCTGGACCCCGAGCTAACGCGGAGCCTGGAGGACGGCCGGGACTTCATCCAGGACTTCCCCGACAGCCCCGCATTCCCTGCGCTCTCCTCCATCGCCCAGAAGATTCTCAGCGAGACGCCCGTGGGGCTCTCCTGA